One stretch of Armigeres subalbatus isolate Guangzhou_Male chromosome 2, GZ_Asu_2, whole genome shotgun sequence DNA includes these proteins:
- the LOC134214600 gene encoding 37 kDa salivary gland allergen Aed a 2-like: MAITRSLLQMFLLFGALVLSVSGSAIPCDDAGTDPAPNVWQPRTPEQTLYAYVRCLNDSSASIEQKINWVKWHPDTTYESQCYVKCVSEELRLYDAAEKRFRPERFVLQAESFFNADPEQLQALRTDAEPLLAGVLKDSSCESVFNKYAAFYAAHHSTILRMFHGDYRDIGQTYAKLGNQVKQIGQTFVDFCEKLTKTAWNVEQSCPPERFLDCVFKGFRWITEEGKVNVNEIRRDYAASSLGEADTAAYCESTSGGARQLYDCLRDKGAAGLATVIRERNQKTAFYFDLTSQEEPWKSAVDFANNL, encoded by the exons ATGGCCATCACACGGTCGCTGTTGCAGATGTTTCTGCTGTTTGGAGCTTTGGTGTTGTCCGTTTCCGGATCAGCTATTCCGTGTGATGACGCGGGCACTGATCCAGCGCCAAACGTGTGGCAACCGCGAACACCGGAGCAGACGCTGTACGCGTACGTGCGATGCCTCAACGACTCGTCTGCCAGCATCGAACAGAAAATTAATTGGGTTAAATGGCATCCGGATACGACCTATGAAAGCCAGTGCTACGTGAAGTGCGTTAGCGAAGAGCTGCGGCTGTATGATGCCGCGGAAAAGCGATTCCGACCCGAAAGGTTTGTCCTTCAGGCGGAATCATTCTTTAATGCGGATCCTGAGCAGTTACAGGCCCTTAGGACCGATGCCGAGCCGTTACTAGCCGGCGTTCTGAAGGACAGTTCATGTGAGTCCGTGTTTAACAAGTATGCTGCCTTTTATGCCGCGCATCACAGCACAATTCTGCGTATGTTCCATGGCGACTATCGAGATATTGGGCAGACCTACGCGAAACTTGGAAATCAAGTCAAACAAATTGGTCAAACTTTTGTGGACTTTTGCGAGAAGTTAACAAAAACCGCATGGAATGTCGAGCAAAGCTGTCCACCGGAAAGGTTTCTTGATTGCGTTTTCAAAGGCTTCCGCTGGATCACCGAGGAAGGCAAAGTGAAC GTCAACGAGATTCGCCGTGACTATGCAGCATCCAGTTTGGGAGAAGCTGATACGGCCGCTTACTGTGAATCAACGTCGGGGGGTGCACGGCAGCTGTATGATTGTTTACGGGACAAAGGTGCCGCCGGTCTGGCGACGGTGATACGAGAGCGCAACCAAAAGACGGCATTCTATTTCGATTTGACGTCACAGGAGGAGCCATGGAAATCGGCAGTCGATTTTGCTAACAACCTCTAA